A stretch of the Hydra vulgaris chromosome 09, alternate assembly HydraT2T_AEP genome encodes the following:
- the LOC100214004 gene encoding probable glutathione S-transferase 7: MHKYVLNYFNIQGKGEVARLLFHCKGVEFEDNKISFEDWPSQKSNHARFPLGQVPTLEIDGHVVCQSAAINVYLAETFGLNGANASERLVINQVCETLNDFLNDYVGVYRNNTLDSEQKKQACADIFTNDAAKLKLSFLESLLKRNNDGHGYFVGDSITLGDLVFFHITGMVDKSFLNDYPLLTELNNRVRHSAELKSYLDSRTHPPMP, translated from the exons atgcaTAAATACgtgttaaactattttaatatccAAGGCAAGGGTGAGGTAGCTAGACTTTTGTTTCATTGTAAAGGTGTGGAGTTTGAAGACAATAAAATCAGTTTCGAAGATTGGCCCTCACAGAAGAGCAATC ACGCAAGATTTCCTTTGGGACAAGTGCCAACATTAGAAATTGATGGGCATGTTGTTTGTCAATCTGCTGCTATAAACGTATATTTGGCAGAAACATTTGGTCTTAACGGAGCAAATGCTTCTGAAAGATTAGTCATTAATCAAGTATGTGAGACTCTGAATGATTTTTTGAATGATTATGTTGGTGTTTATAGAAACAACACATTAGACAGCGAGCAAAAg AAACAAGCTTGTGCAGATATATTTACAAACGATGCAGCTAAGTTAAAGTTATCTTTCCTTGAGAGCTTACTGAAGCGTAATAATGACGGTCATGGTTATTTTGTTGGTGATTCG attACTCTTGGAGATTTGGTATTCTTCCATATTACAGGAATGGtcgataaatcatttttaaatgattatccTTTGTTAACAGAGCTGAATAATCGAGTAAGACATAGCGCTGAACTAAAGTCATATTTGGATTCTCGAACACATCCCCCAATGCcttaa